The genomic window CGGGAGAGAAGAAAGGAGACGCGCCCCCTTCCGTCCCCGACAGCCGGACCGCCTCGGGCCGATCGAGCCGGCGGACGTAGAGGTAGCGGTCGCGCTCCTCTTGGGCTGCGAACACCAGCGTGCGTCCGTCCGGCGACAGAACCGTGCTCGCCCCGAAATCGGACATGAGCTCCGATACCCCGGGCTTCGCCGTGGCCATCCTGATGCGCACCAGGCCGGGTACCTGTGCGGCCGACTCCGCGGCCGGACGCAGCAGCCAGGTCGCGGCCAGGGCCGCCGCCAAGACTCCCGCCGCCACCCAGGCAACCAGCGCGCCGCGCGGCTGCCGGACCGCCGCGGTCGGCACGACCGGGGTTTCCTTGTCGACGCCGTCGCGGATCTCTTCCAGCAGGAGTCGCGCATCGCCGATCGACTGCAGTCGCTTGCGCGGATCCTTGACCAGGCAGCGACGTAGCAGGCGCCGCAGGCGCGGCGGGGTTCCCGAAGGCAGCGCCGTCCAGTCCGGCTCGCCGCGCAGCACGGCGGCGAGCGTGTCGGAGATGGTCTCACCGCCGAAGGCCTGCCGGCCGGTCAGCATCTCGTAGAGGACGCAGCCGAAGGCCCAGATGTCGGCGCGCCGGTCCACCGGCTTGCCGCGCGCCTGCTCCGGGCTCATGGTGCTGGCCGTTCCCAGGATCATGCCCGCCTGCGTCCCCAGGGAGGTGATCGTCGGCGAGAGCGACGGGCTGCCGGAGACCTTGCTTTCTCCCGTCATTGCCTTCGCCAGGCCGAAATCGAGGACCTTGACCTGGTTCTCGCGGGTCACCTGGATGTTGGCCGGCTTCAGGTCGCGGTGAATCACTCCCGCCTCGTGCGCCGCCTCCAGCGCCGCGGCAATCTGCAGCGCGAGCTCCAGCGCCTCGTCCACGCCGAGCGCCCCGCGCTGCAGGCGGGAGGCCAGGTCCTCTCCCTCCACCATCTCCATGGCCAGGAAATGCATTCCGTCGGCGTGGTGCAGTCCATGGATGGTGGCGATGTTGGGATGGTTGAGCGAGGCGAGGATCTTCGCCTCGCGCTCGAAACGGGCGAGCCGCTCGGGATCTTCGGAGAAGATTTCCGGGAGAATCTTGATTGCCACCGACCGATCGAGCGTCGTGTCGGTGGCCTTCCAGACCACGCCCATGCCCCCTTCGCCGATCTTCTCCAGGAGGCGGTAGTGCGAGACCTGCTGACCGCTCTTCAGGGGCATGCGCGCGCTTCCCCGATTTCGCGTGGAATGCTGGTCATGGCTTTCGCTCCTGCTCTCCGCTGAAATCCTTCTTCAGGTCGGAGAGCCAGTCGAAAGCCAGGACCGCGTGCGTCAGCGCCATGCGCGCCTCCTCTCCCTCGGACGAGAAGATCAGGAAGCGCTTGCCGTCGGGCGCGGCATCGTAGTTGGGGGCGAATTGCTGCTGTCCCAGGGCGTACCGGAACAGCTCGCGCGGCTTCTCGGCCTGGAACGATTCGCCCGTCGCCGAATATCGCACCTCGAAGAACCGCTCTCCCTTGAGGTAGAACAGCTCGCCGGACGAAGTCCAGCGCGGGAACTGTCCGCCGTCGGTGGAGACCTGCCACTTGCCACCCGGACCGGGATAGGCGGTGACGTAGATTTCGAATTGCCCCGTCTCGTCCGACGCGTAGGCCAGCCACCGTCCGTCCGGCGAGAAGGCGGGAAAGGCCTCGATGTCCTTGGACTGCAGGAACGGCGCGGGCGGCGACCCGTTTCCGGGATTTATCGTCATGATGTCCCAGCGCGTCTCCGGGAAGCGCTCCAGGTAAGCCAGTGTCTTGCCGTCGGGACTCCATGAGGAGGGGACCTGGGCGTTCGCGGACTCATGCAGCTTCTCCGCCTCCCCGACGCCGTCGGATCGCTTGATGACGATGTTGGGGACTGACCCTCCGGTCAGAGAGCTGAAGGCAATCTTCTTTCCATCGGGGCTCCACAGGGGATAGGAATTGGTTCCCTTGAAGGTCAGGCGCGAAAACGCGCCCCGCGCGATTTCGTAGACCCAGAGGTCCAATCCCGTCGCCCCCTCGATCGAGACGGCGATGCGCCTGCCGTCGGGGGAGACCGCGGGAGTGTAGTAGGCACGCTTCTCGGGCGTGACCGGCGTGGCGGCTCCCTTGAGGTCGACCCACATCATCGACAAGGAGCTGCGCAGGGCGTTCTGGCCAAGCGCCGTGCTGCGGTAGACGAGCGTCCCACTCGGTGCGACGTCGTACTGGGCGCTGCCGTCGGCCGCCTCCTGGTCGCCGGCGGAGGAGGCGAGGTAGTCGATCACCGCCCGCGGGGAGCCGGTGACCTCCAGCCGATCGGCGTCGAAGGGGACGGCGAACAGCGTCTCGTTCTTGACGAACAGCAGGTGACCGCTGGCGGCGTAGCGGGGATAGGCCCCTCCTTCATAGATCTTCTTGCGCTCTCCCGTGTCGACCGAGACGACGTCGATCTCACCGTCGTCGTAGCGCTTTCCTCCTCCCTGCACCGCGAACAGGACATGCCGGCCATCGGGCAGGAACGACGGCCAGCGATGCGATCGCTCTTTGCGGGCCGGATCGGGGGTGGTGAGAGGCTCGGCCTTGCCTCCCGACTCCGAGATGCGCGACAGCCCCGCCTCGAAGTGATGGGCGAAGACGATCACGCCCCGGCCCCAGGTTCCGCCGCGCGCCTGGCCGCTGGAGGAGACGTCGGCGAGGTTCATCGGAATGCCCCCCGAGACCTGCACCTTCTGCAGCTTGCTCCCTGCGAAATAGCCGATCCAGGTGCCGTCCGGCGAGAAGAAGGGGCCGTAGGCCTCGTTGGTCCCCGCCAGCGGGCTGCTGGTGAGCTGATCCAGGCGCCGGAGGAAGAGCTGGCGGCCGTTGTCGGTGTCGGCGACATAGGCGATCTGCCTGCCGTCCGGAGACAGGACGATGGCCGAGCCCAGCTCGGTGAGGAGCCGGTTGGGAGTGGAGAGATCGATGTTGAGGCGGCTGGAGGCTAGCTGGGGTGCCGAGGGTGCTGGTGGGCGGGTCAGCGCCCACAGCGCGGCCGCGACGGCCGCGGCGGCGACGGCCCACGGCAGAGCCCGGACCAGTGGATGAGGGTGCGGCGCGTCCGCGGAGATCGGCTGGGTGGATGACGGCTCGTGCTTCCCGGCCTGGATCTCCTCGAGGCCGATGCGCGCATCGCCAATCGCCTGCAGCCGCCGGCGTGGGTCTTTCTGCAGGCAGGAGCGGATCAGGCGGAGCGCGGACGCAGGCGCACGCTTCTCGAGTTTCGTCCAGTCGGGCTCCGATTTCAGGATCGAGGCGAGCGTGTCGGAGACGGTCTCGCCGACAAAGGCCGATTCGCCCGTGAGCATCTCGTACAGGACGCAGCCGAAGGCCCAGATGTCGGCGCGCCGGTCCACCGCCCTTCCGCGGGCCTGCTCGGGGCTCATGTAGCCCGCGGTTCCCAGGATCATTCCGGCGCGCGTCCCCAGCGAGGTGATCGTGGGCGACAGCGACTGGGCCCCCGACACCGGGTCCTCCCCCGCGAGTGCTTTCGCCAGGCCGAAATCGAGGACCTTCACCTTTCCTTCGGGAGTGATCTGGATGTTCGCCGGCTTCAGGTCGCGATGAATCACGCCCGCTTCATGCGCCGCCTCCAGCGCCGCGGCGACCTGCAAAGAGATCTCGAAGGCATCTTCGGGCGGCACGGCACCGCGCTTCAGGCGCGCCGCGAGATCCTCTCCCTCCACCAGCTCCATCGCCAGGAAGTGGATTCCCTGCTCGTGGTGCAGGCCGTGGATCGTGGCGATGTTGGGGTGGTTGAGCGAGGCGAGGAGCTTCGCCTCGCGCTCGAAGCGCGCCAGTCGCTCCGGGTCCTCGGAGAAGATCTCGGGAAGAATCTTGATGGCGACCGATCGATCCAGACTCGTGTCGGTCGCCTTCCAGACAACTCCCATCCCTCCTTCGCCAATCTTCTCGACGAGTCGGTAATGGGAGAGCAGCGTGCGCGGCTCGAGGCTCATCGCGGGGCCCAGGCCTGTATTCGATGGGCTTGCGGGGCCACCCTCACCGTCGCAGCCTCCTGGTCCAGTCGGTGATCAGGGTGATGGAGGAGGTCTCGCCCGAGGAGTTATGCCCCAGGATGAAGCGCTTCCCTTCGTGATCCGGGACCCAGAACGAGAGCGCGGAGACCTTGAAGAGACTTCGGGGAGCGCCGAGGTCCAGCCCTTCTCCGCGCGGCGTAACCTCCACGGCGCTCATCGTCCCGTCACCGGCGACGTAGAAGATCTCCCGTCCGCCGGATTCCCACGCGACCCGCGGGGGGCCCCCGAAGCTGCTGGCGATCTGGTACTTGGTCACCGGCTTGGGAAAGGACGCGATGTACAGGGCGTCGGTCCCCGTCTCGTTGCCCCAGTAGGCGATCCAGCGCCCGTCGGGGGAGAACTTCGGCGATACCTCGGCGAACGGCGTGGCCAGATACGGCTCCATCTTGCCGCTGCCGTCCATCCTCAGGATCCAGATGTCGTTCTGCGGCTTCGTCGTAGGATCGACGACGTTCACCGCGACGAAGCGGCCGTCCCTCGACCAGTCCCAGGGCATCTTGTGGCTCTCCGACTTGAACACCTCTTGCTCGCCGCCCTGCCCGTCGACCGCCCGGCTGAAAAGGTTCAGGAAGGATCCGTCCAGGCGTCCATAGAGAATCCTCTTGCCGTCGGGAGACCAGCAGGGACCGTTCTCGTCCCCGCCGCCGAACGTCAGCCGGGTGGAAGCGCCGCGCTTGAGGTCTACCATCCAGATGTCGGTGCGTCCCGTCGCGGGGTCGCTCAGCGAGACGGCCAGGGTGTTGCCGTCGGGCGAGAGCGACGTTCCCAGCCCGATGTTGCCCTTCGGGGGAAAGCCGCGCACCGGACCCTGGCTCTTTCCCTGGCGATCCACCCATTCGGCGACCACTCCTTTGTCCCCCTCGCTGGAGAGATACACCAGCTCGCCATGCGACGACACGGCGAACCCGGCATGATAGAAATCGGGGTCGTACTGGATCCTCTCCGCCACGGGCACCGGATTCCCCGAGAGCTCGAGCTTGCGCTCGTCGAAGGGCTGCGCCAGGAGAATGTGATCCCGGACGTAGAGGAGGTGACCGGCGGCATATTCGACGTTTGTGCGCGCGTGGAACAGGAGCTTCGCTTGTCCCGACCCCAGGTCGGCCAGATAGACGGCGTTCGCCGGGTTTTCGATGCCGGCGGCATGGGTCGCCGCCATGTAAAGGAAGTGGCGGCCGTCCGGCAGGAAGCAGGGCCAGCGGTGCGTGGTCTCGGCCTTGGCCTTGTCCAGCTGGGTCAGGGGGGTCGCCTCCCCGCCCGAAGCCGGAATCCGGAAGAGCCCGCCAAGAGAGTTGCGCGAGAAGACGATCACGTCATCCCGGCTCCAGGAGCCGCGCCGAGGGTTCGTTCCCACCTCGCACAGCGCCAGCGGCGGGCCACCCTGGACGTCGGCCTTCATCAGCTTGCCGCCGGCGAAGAAGGCCAGGAAGCGGCTGTCGGGGGACCAGAAAGGATAGAGGGCATCGTCGGTCCCGGGAATGGCTCGGGCCTCTCCCGTCTCGAGGGACCGCACGTAGAGAGCGCGCTTTCCGTCTTCTCCTTTCGCCATGAAGGTGAGGAGCCTGCCATCAGGCGATAGGGTCAGCGTCCCCGCATCTTTCCAGGACAGATCGAAGGCGAGCTTCTCGGGCGGCGCGATCGCGGCCACCAGCGGGCGGATCTCCTGCTTCGGCTCGAGCAGGTGCAGTGCCAGGACCGCCAGGGCAGATGCCGCCGCGGCTCCGGCAATCGCCCAGGCCAACCTCTCCCGATTCTTTCGCTTCGACACCTGCGGCGCGGGGACGCCGGATAGCGATCCGGCTTCGGAAATCCAGCGCAGCTGCGACGCCACGTCGTGCGCCGACTGCCAGCGGTCCTCGGGGTCCTTTTCGAGACATTTGCGGACGACGTGGTCCAGCGCCGGCGGCGCCACCGGCTGGACCGACGAGATGGGAGGCGGCTGGCTGGAGACGATGGCCGCGATCAGGCTGGTCTTGTTCTTCCCCACGAAGGCCCGCTTGCCGGTCGCCATCTCGTAGAGCACGGCGCCAAGGGCGAACAGGTCGCTGCGGGCGTCGACCTCCTCCCCCTCGAGCTGCTCCGGCGACATGTACTGGAAGGTCCCCAGGATCGTCCCTTCCTGCGTGAGCGGTCGCTGCTCCGTTGGAAGGCTGGTCAGGCCGTCCACCGGGGGGGGCGCTTCGTTCCCCGTCTTGGCCAGGCCGAAATCGAGGATCTTGGCCCCGGTGCGGGTCAGCATCACGTTGCCCGGCTTGAGGTCCCGGTGGACGATGCCGCGGCGATGGGCGGCGTCCAGGCCCGAGGCGATCTCGGCGCCGGTGCGCAGCACCTGCTCCAGGGGCAGCGGCCCCTTGGCGAGCCGATCGGCCAGCGACTCCCCTTCGATCCGCTCCATCACCAGGAACATCAACCCGTCCTGCTGGCCGATGTCGTGAAGCGTGCAGATGTTGGGATGGTTCAGCGAGGAGATGCTCTTTGCTTCGCGCTCGAAGCGGGCCCGGAACTGGTCGTTGGCCGCGAAGCCTTCCGGAAGGACCTTGACGGCGACTTCACGATCCAGCCGGGTGTCCTTGGCGCGGTAGACCTCGCCCATCCCGCCGGCGCCCAGAGGCGCGACGATCTCGTAGGGTCCGAGACGGGATCCTGGGGTCAGGCTCATGGCTTTTCACTCGATCGGGCGCCTGGGAATTCTGCGCAGCGAAAAGGGAGGCTCAGTGTACCGCAAAAGACCGGGGCGGCGGTGCCGCGGACCGAAAACTGCGGGGCAGGGTGCGCCGGAGCGCGCTTACAGGCTATTCTATGGGGCTACCGCCGGGCGATGATCATCCGGGAGTGCCCTTGTCGAAACGCGAGCAGCTCGAAGCCCTTTTGCGTCAGAGGATTCTGATTCTCGACGGCGCCATGGGGACCATGATCCAGGCGGAGCGCCTGGACGAGGCGGGCTTCCGCGGACAGGCTTTCAAGGACCATCCCAGGGACCTGAAAGGTTGCAACGATCTCCTCTGCCTGACCCAGCCGAGAATCATCGAGGCCATTCACCATCGTTACCTGGAGGCAGGGGCGGACATCCTCGAGACCAACACCTTCAACGCCACCGCCATCTCGCTCGCCGACTACGGGCTGGAGAGCCAGGTTTTCGACATCAACAAGGCAGCCGCGGAGATCGCCCGCCGCAGCGCCGACGCGTTCACGGCCAAGGATCCCCGGCGGCCGCGCTTCGTCGCCGGGTCGATGGGACCGACCAATCGCACCGCGTCGCTCTCCCCCGACGTCAACCGTCCCGGCTTCCGCGCGGTGAGCTTCGACGATCTCGAGCGGGCCTATTTCGAGCAGGCGCGCGGGCTCCTGGCGGGAGGCGTGGATCTGCTCCTGCCGGAAACGACCTTCGACACCCTCAACCTGAAGGCGGCGTTGTTCGCCATTCAGCGCGCCTTCGACGAGGGGGGACGCAAGGTGCCGGTCCTCGCCTCGCTGACCATCACCGACGCCAGCGGGCGGACCCTTTCGGGCCAGACGCTCGAGGCCGCCTGGATCTCAATCGCGCACGCCGATCTCTTCGGCGTCGGGCTGAATTGCGCTCTCGGCGCGGCCGAGCTGCGCCCGCACGTGGAGGAGCTGGCCCGGTTGTCGCCGCTCTGGATCCATTGCTACCCCAACGCCGGTCTCCCCAACGAGCTGGGCGGCTACGACCAGTCGCCGGAGCAGATGGCCGGCATCCTGCGCGGCTTCGCCGAAGCGGGGTGGATGAACATTGTCGGCGGATGCTGCGGCACCACGCCCGAGCACATCCGCGCCATCGCCGGAGCGATGGAGGGGCTGCCGCCGCACCCGCGCTCGGTCCCCGAGGCCTTCACCCGCCTGAGCGGGCTGGATCCCCTCACCATCCGCCCCGACTCGAATTTCATCCTGGTCGGGGAGCGCACCAACCTCACCGGCTCGCGCCGCTTCGCCCGCCTGATCAAGGACAACAAGATGGAGGAGGCGCTGGAGGTGGCCCGCCAGCAGGTGGAAGGGGGCGCCAACCTTCTCGACGTCAACATGGACGAGGGGCTCATCGACTCGGAGAAGGCGATGAGCGAGTTCCTGCATCTCATCGGCTCCGAGCCGGAGATTGCACGGCTGCCGATCATGGTCGACAGCTCCAAGTTCTCGGTCATCGAAGCAGGGCTGAAGTGCCTGCAGGGAAAAGGGGTGGTCAACTCCATCAGCCTCAAGGAGGGGGAGGAGGCCTTCAAGAAGCAGGCGCGCCTGATCCGGCGCTACGGCGCCGCCGTCGTGGTGATGGCCTTCGACGAGGAAGGGCAGGCGGTGGCGACCGACCGCCGCGTCGCCATCCTGTCGCGTGCCTACCGGATTCTGACCGAGGAGGTCGGCTTCGATCCGTCGGATGTCATCCTCGACCCCAACATCCTGGCGATCGCCACCGGCATGGAGGAGCACAACGACTATGCGCTCACCTACCTCGAAGCCGCCCGGGAGCTGCGCCGGCGCTTCCCGCGCGCCAAGATCAGCGGCGGCGTCAGCAATCTTTCCTTCTCGTTCCGCGGCAACGACAAGGTGCGCGACGCCATGCACGCCGCCTTCCTGTATCACGCCATCCGCGCCGGCATGGACATGGGGATCGTCAACGCCGGACAGCTCGAGGTCTACGACGAGATCCCTCCCGACCTGAAGGAGCACGTGGAGGACGTCCTGCTCAACCGGCGTCCCGACGCCACCGAGCGGCTGGTGGAATTCGCCCGCACCCTCGAAAGCGGCGGCAAAGTGCGCGAGAGGGACGAGGCCTGGAGGAAGCTGCCGCTTGAGAAGCGCCTGGAGCACGCCCTGATCCAGGGGATCACGGAGCACATCGACGCTGACGTCGCCGAGGCGCTCGCCCACTATCCCACGCCTCTGGCCATCATCGAGGGCCCCCTGATGTCGGGGATGAACGTGGTCGGGGATCTCTTCGGCGCGGGGAAGATGTTCCTGCCGCAGGTGGTGAAGAGCGCGCGCGTCATGAAGAAGGCGGTGGCGATCCTGGAGCCGCTCATGGAGGCGGCGAAGGGTGCCTCGGCGGAGCAGGGAGCCCGGGCCCGCATCGTGATGGCCACCGTGAAGGGGGACGTGCACGACATCGGCAAGAACATCGTCGGCGTGGTGCTCGCCTGCAACAGCTACGAGATCATCGATCTGGGGGTCATGGTCCCGGCCGAGGTGATCCTGCGCACCGCCGAGGAGAAGAAGGCGGACCTGATCGGACTGAGCGGCCTGATCACGCCGTCGCTGGACGAGATGGTCCACGTCGCCTCCGAGATGCAGCGCCGCAAGATGGGCCTGCCGCTGCTGATCGGCGGGGCGACCACCAGCCGCAAGCACACGTCGATCAAGATCGCCCCCGCCTACGCGGGGCCGACGGTGCACGTTCTCGACGCCTCCAAGGCGGTGGACGTGGTGGGACAGCTCATCGGATCCGAGCGCGGCAAGAGCTTCCTGACGCGCGTGCGCGCCGAGCAGCAAACCGATCGGGAGCGCTACGAATCGGCGGCGGCGAAGGAGATCCTCCCTTACGAGGAGGCGCGGCGCCGGCGGCTTTCCCCCGACTGGAGCCAGGCGATCGATCGCCCCGCCTTCACCGGGACCCGTGTCCTCAAGGACGTCCCTCTCGCGGATCTCGTCGATTACATCGACTGGACCCCCTTCTTCCACGTCTGGGAGCTGAAGGGGACCTACCCGGCGATCCTCGATCATCCGGCACAGGGGGAGGCGGCGCGCGATCTGTTCCGCTCCGGACAGGAGCTCCTCGAGCGCCTGGTGCACGAACGCCACGTCCTGGCGCGCGGCGTCTACGGCTTCTTCCCCGCCAACGCCGACGGCGACGACATCGTGATCTTTACGGACGAGGCCAGGCGGCAGGAGGCGGCGCGCGCCTGCATGCTCCGCCAGCAGCTTCCCGGAGCCGACGGGCGGCCGCGCCTCTGTCTGGCCGATTTCATCGCGCCGCTCGAGACGCGGCGTCCGGATTACCTTGGGGCCTTCGCCGTGACCGCCGGGATCGGCCTGACGGAGCTGGTCCGGCGCTTCGAGCAGGAGCACGACGACTACAACGCCATCCTCGCCCGCGCCCTGACCGACCGGCTGGCCGAAGCCTTCGCCGAGAAGCTGCACGAGCAGGCGCGCCGCGAGTGGGGCTATGGGAGAGAGGAGAGCCTCTCCAGGGAGGATCTGATCCGGGAATCCTACCGCGGCATCCGCCCGGCGCCCGGATATCCCGCCTGCCCCGATCATTCGGAGAAGCGGACTCTGTGGAAGCTGCTCGACGCCGAGACCGCCGCCGGGATCCGCCTCACCGAGAGCTTCGCCATGGATCCGGCCGCCTCGGTTTGCGGCTGGTACTTCGCCCACCCCGAGTCGCGCTACTTCTCCGTCGGCAAGATCGGCCGCGACCAGGTGGCCGTCTACGCCGCCCGCAAGAGGATGCCCCTGGAGGAGGCGGAGCGCTGGCTCGCCCCCAACCTCGCCTACGATCCCGCCCCCGCGACCCCCTCCGCGGTGGGCATCCCCGGTCCCGACCCGGCCCGCTGACCGCCGCCCGCCAGGGCGGCTCGTGCTCACAGCATCGGGTAGGAGGCGAACATCGAGCCGGGGAGGTCGGCGTGGCGATCCATCCCGGAGGTGGCGAGCAGGCTCCCCTCCTCGGTGATGAGGACGCCTTCGATTCCGGGCGCATGCTCCAGAAACTGGATGCCCCGCCGCTCGCCCAGGAGAAAGGCCGCGGTCGACGCGAGCCCTGCCTCGAAAGCGGTGGGGGCGATCGTCGTGACGGAAGCAACGCCCCGGGCGGGCCATCCCGTCCTGGCGTCGAAGAGGTGATGGTAGCGCACGCCACCGGCCATGAAGAAACGCTCGTAGTCTCCGGAGGAGGCGACACCCGCCCCCCCATCGCGCGCATCGCAAAGCGGCACCGATCCTGGTGGCGCGGGTCCTGGACGCCAATCTTCCAGGGCCGCCCGTCTCCCCGCGACCCCACGGTGCGCAGATCTCCCGCCAGGTTCACGACGGCCGATTCGACTCCGAGGTCCTCGAGCCGCGCGGCGACCCGGTCGGCCGCGTATTCCTTCCCGACACCTCCGAGATCCATCTCCATTCCTTCCCGGCGCAGGAAGACGGTGCCGTGGCGCAGCGTTACGAGGCGCCAGTCGAGGAGCGGCA from Candidatus Polarisedimenticolia bacterium includes these protein-coding regions:
- a CDS encoding protein kinase; translated protein: MPLKSGQQVSHYRLLEKIGEGGMGVVWKATDTTLDRSVAIKILPEIFSEDPERLARFEREAKILASLNHPNIATIHGLHHADGMHFLAMEMVEGEDLASRLQRGALGVDEALELALQIAAALEAAHEAGVIHRDLKPANIQVTRENQVKVLDFGLAKAMTGESKVSGSPSLSPTITSLGTQAGMILGTASTMSPEQARGKPVDRRADIWAFGCVLYEMLTGRQAFGGETISDTLAAVLRGEPDWTALPSGTPPRLRRLLRRCLVKDPRKRLQSIGDARLLLEEIRDGVDKETPVVPTAAVRQPRGALVAWVAAGVLAAALAATWLLRPAAESAAQVPGLVRIRMATAKPGVSELMSDFGASTVLSPDGRTLVFAAQEERDRYLYVRRLDRPEAVRLSGTEGGASPFFSPDGRWIGFLGKQRIMKVGAQGGAPVRIAELKAEGG
- a CDS encoding protein kinase, which encodes MSLEPRTLLSHYRLVEKIGEGGMGVVWKATDTSLDRSVAIKILPEIFSEDPERLARFEREAKLLASLNHPNIATIHGLHHEQGIHFLAMELVEGEDLAARLKRGAVPPEDAFEISLQVAAALEAAHEAGVIHRDLKPANIQITPEGKVKVLDFGLAKALAGEDPVSGAQSLSPTITSLGTRAGMILGTAGYMSPEQARGRAVDRRADIWAFGCVLYEMLTGESAFVGETVSDTLASILKSEPDWTKLEKRAPASALRLIRSCLQKDPRRRLQAIGDARIGLEEIQAGKHEPSSTQPISADAPHPHPLVRALPWAVAAAAVAAALWALTRPPAPSAPQLASSRLNIDLSTPNRLLTELGSAIVLSPDGRQIAYVADTDNGRQLFLRRLDQLTSSPLAGTNEAYGPFFSPDGTWIGYFAGSKLQKVQVSGGIPMNLADVSSSGQARGGTWGRGVIVFAHHFEAGLSRISESGGKAEPLTTPDPARKERSHRWPSFLPDGRHVLFAVQGGGKRYDDGEIDVVSVDTGERKKIYEGGAYPRYAASGHLLFVKNETLFAVPFDADRLEVTGSPRAVIDYLASSAGDQEAADGSAQYDVAPSGTLVYRSTALGQNALRSSLSMMWVDLKGAATPVTPEKRAYYTPAVSPDGRRIAVSIEGATGLDLWVYEIARGAFSRLTFKGTNSYPLWSPDGKKIAFSSLTGGSVPNIVIKRSDGVGEAEKLHESANAQVPSSWSPDGKTLAYLERFPETRWDIMTINPGNGSPPAPFLQSKDIEAFPAFSPDGRWLAYASDETGQFEIYVTAYPGPGGKWQVSTDGGQFPRWTSSGELFYLKGERFFEVRYSATGESFQAEKPRELFRYALGQQQFAPNYDAAPDGKRFLIFSSEGEEARMALTHAVLAFDWLSDLKKDFSGEQERKP
- a CDS encoding protein kinase → MSLTPGSRLGPYEIVAPLGAGGMGEVYRAKDTRLDREVAVKVLPEGFAANDQFRARFEREAKSISSLNHPNICTLHDIGQQDGLMFLVMERIEGESLADRLAKGPLPLEQVLRTGAEIASGLDAAHRRGIVHRDLKPGNVMLTRTGAKILDFGLAKTGNEAPPPVDGLTSLPTEQRPLTQEGTILGTFQYMSPEQLEGEEVDARSDLFALGAVLYEMATGKRAFVGKNKTSLIAAIVSSQPPPISSVQPVAPPALDHVVRKCLEKDPEDRWQSAHDVASQLRWISEAGSLSGVPAPQVSKRKNRERLAWAIAGAAAASALAVLALHLLEPKQEIRPLVAAIAPPEKLAFDLSWKDAGTLTLSPDGRLLTFMAKGEDGKRALYVRSLETGEARAIPGTDDALYPFWSPDSRFLAFFAGGKLMKADVQGGPPLALCEVGTNPRRGSWSRDDVIVFSRNSLGGLFRIPASGGEATPLTQLDKAKAETTHRWPCFLPDGRHFLYMAATHAAGIENPANAVYLADLGSGQAKLLFHARTNVEYAAGHLLYVRDHILLAQPFDERKLELSGNPVPVAERIQYDPDFYHAGFAVSSHGELVYLSSEGDKGVVAEWVDRQGKSQGPVRGFPPKGNIGLGTSLSPDGNTLAVSLSDPATGRTDIWMVDLKRGASTRLTFGGGDENGPCWSPDGKRILYGRLDGSFLNLFSRAVDGQGGEQEVFKSESHKMPWDWSRDGRFVAVNVVDPTTKPQNDIWILRMDGSGKMEPYLATPFAEVSPKFSPDGRWIAYWGNETGTDALYIASFPKPVTKYQIASSFGGPPRVAWESGGREIFYVAGDGTMSAVEVTPRGEGLDLGAPRSLFKVSALSFWVPDHEGKRFILGHNSSGETSSITLITDWTRRLRR
- the metH gene encoding methionine synthase yields the protein MGLPPGDDHPGVPLSKREQLEALLRQRILILDGAMGTMIQAERLDEAGFRGQAFKDHPRDLKGCNDLLCLTQPRIIEAIHHRYLEAGADILETNTFNATAISLADYGLESQVFDINKAAAEIARRSADAFTAKDPRRPRFVAGSMGPTNRTASLSPDVNRPGFRAVSFDDLERAYFEQARGLLAGGVDLLLPETTFDTLNLKAALFAIQRAFDEGGRKVPVLASLTITDASGRTLSGQTLEAAWISIAHADLFGVGLNCALGAAELRPHVEELARLSPLWIHCYPNAGLPNELGGYDQSPEQMAGILRGFAEAGWMNIVGGCCGTTPEHIRAIAGAMEGLPPHPRSVPEAFTRLSGLDPLTIRPDSNFILVGERTNLTGSRRFARLIKDNKMEEALEVARQQVEGGANLLDVNMDEGLIDSEKAMSEFLHLIGSEPEIARLPIMVDSSKFSVIEAGLKCLQGKGVVNSISLKEGEEAFKKQARLIRRYGAAVVVMAFDEEGQAVATDRRVAILSRAYRILTEEVGFDPSDVILDPNILAIATGMEEHNDYALTYLEAARELRRRFPRAKISGGVSNLSFSFRGNDKVRDAMHAAFLYHAIRAGMDMGIVNAGQLEVYDEIPPDLKEHVEDVLLNRRPDATERLVEFARTLESGGKVRERDEAWRKLPLEKRLEHALIQGITEHIDADVAEALAHYPTPLAIIEGPLMSGMNVVGDLFGAGKMFLPQVVKSARVMKKAVAILEPLMEAAKGASAEQGARARIVMATVKGDVHDIGKNIVGVVLACNSYEIIDLGVMVPAEVILRTAEEKKADLIGLSGLITPSLDEMVHVASEMQRRKMGLPLLIGGATTSRKHTSIKIAPAYAGPTVHVLDASKAVDVVGQLIGSERGKSFLTRVRAEQQTDRERYESAAAKEILPYEEARRRRLSPDWSQAIDRPAFTGTRVLKDVPLADLVDYIDWTPFFHVWELKGTYPAILDHPAQGEAARDLFRSGQELLERLVHERHVLARGVYGFFPANADGDDIVIFTDEARRQEAARACMLRQQLPGADGRPRLCLADFIAPLETRRPDYLGAFAVTAGIGLTELVRRFEQEHDDYNAILARALTDRLAEAFAEKLHEQARREWGYGREESLSREDLIRESYRGIRPAPGYPACPDHSEKRTLWKLLDAETAAGIRLTESFAMDPAASVCGWYFAHPESRYFSVGKIGRDQVAVYAARKRMPLEEAERWLAPNLAYDPAPATPSAVGIPGPDPAR
- a CDS encoding FAD:protein FMN transferase — protein: MPLCDARDGGAGVASSGDYERFFMAGGVRYHHLFDARTGWPARGVASVTTIAPTAFEAGLASTAAFLLGERRGIQFLEHAPGIEGVLITEEGSLLATSGMDRHADLPGSMFASYPML